The following coding sequences lie in one Capnocytophaga stomatis genomic window:
- a CDS encoding mechanosensitive ion channel domain-containing protein, whose translation MILYTNFFTIYGNQIIATLVAVIVFTGVRFTIETIIRKFSKKSNLSEARTVLVKRYFDYFIFILFVVMLISIWGIKREQLLLFFSSVLTVIGVAFFAQWSILSNITAGIIVFFSFPFKIGDRIKFVDKEFPVEGEIISIKSFYTLVRNSEGEEVLLPNNLLLQKGIIILSSN comes from the coding sequence ATGATTTTATACACTAATTTTTTTACTATTTACGGAAATCAAATTATTGCAACATTAGTTGCTGTCATTGTTTTTACTGGCGTTCGTTTTACTATTGAAACTATTATCAGAAAATTTTCGAAAAAATCTAATCTTTCAGAAGCACGCACGGTTTTGGTAAAGCGATATTTTGATTATTTTATTTTTATATTGTTTGTTGTGATGCTTATATCTATCTGGGGAATCAAACGGGAACAATTACTTTTGTTTTTTTCTTCAGTGCTTACGGTAATTGGAGTTGCGTTTTTTGCACAATGGTCTATTTTGAGTAATATAACGGCTGGAATTATTGTGTTTTTTTCATTTCCGTTTAAAATTGGTGATAGAATAAAATTTGTGGACAAGGAATTTCCTGTTGAGGGAGAAATAATAAGTATTAAATCATTTTACACATTGGTCAGAAATAGTGAAGGTGAAGAAGTTCTATTGCCTAACAATTTGCTTTTGCAGAAAGGAATTATAATACTTAGCAGTAATTAA
- a CDS encoding LysE family translocator, with protein MFADVLLALPLGVLLAFTIGPVFFVLLETAITKGFRAAIAFDGGVVLADVVFILIVYFTTSSILQKVKDDPLLFIVGGIIMISYGIISFIKLKKDFNKKVNIEEDEVLSAKKVNYLALFVKGFLLNFINIGVLGFWLGIIIVFAPQLDMNTNRIIVFFSSIVIIYFLVDVIKILIAKQLKNKLTAFHIYKIKRTISIILLIFGIFLLAQGIFPEGKEKLNEIFTENPELN; from the coding sequence ATGTTTGCAGATGTATTACTTGCCTTGCCTTTAGGAGTTTTATTGGCTTTTACTATTGGTCCTGTTTTCTTCGTTTTGCTTGAAACAGCTATTACTAAGGGATTTAGGGCTGCGATAGCCTTTGATGGAGGCGTAGTTTTGGCAGATGTTGTTTTCATTTTAATAGTTTATTTCACAACCAGTAGCATACTTCAGAAGGTAAAAGATGACCCGCTTTTGTTCATTGTTGGCGGAATAATTATGATTTCCTACGGAATTATTTCTTTCATAAAACTTAAAAAGGATTTTAATAAGAAGGTAAATATTGAGGAAGATGAAGTTCTTTCTGCTAAAAAAGTTAATTACTTGGCACTTTTTGTAAAAGGATTTTTACTCAATTTCATAAACATCGGTGTATTAGGTTTTTGGCTGGGAATCATTATTGTTTTCGCTCCACAATTGGATATGAATACTAACAGAATTATAGTTTTCTTTTCGTCGATTGTGATTATTTATTTTTTGGTTGATGTGATAAAAATACTTATAGCCAAACAATTGAAAAATAAACTCACCGCTTTTCATATTTATAAAATAAAACGAACGATAAGCATTATTCTTTTAATTTTTGGTATATTTTTATTGGCACAAGGTATTTTTCCTGAAGGAAAAGAAAAATTGAATGAAATTTTTACTGAAAATCCTGAATTGAATTAG
- a CDS encoding PH domain-containing protein, whose protein sequence is MNDLVTINQIPDYEQIPLTNLHSDYKKIAQMNALIASGIGLVLLLAIFVIFDAVEKYYAIIGILLIFVFLIFYISISYKYKKYAFRQHDAIYKSGIVFQVTHIIPYVRLQHITIKQGWYAKRLGMATLCLYTASSNGDISIPGLSLQEAERWKGFLLNRIETTENEYDEL, encoded by the coding sequence ATGAATGATTTAGTGACTATTAACCAAATTCCTGATTATGAGCAAATACCATTAACCAATCTACATTCCGACTATAAAAAAATAGCTCAAATGAATGCTCTTATTGCTTCAGGAATTGGATTGGTACTTCTGTTAGCAATTTTTGTTATTTTTGATGCGGTTGAAAAGTATTACGCTATTATTGGTATTCTTCTCATTTTTGTATTTTTAATTTTTTATATTTCAATAAGTTATAAATATAAAAAATATGCTTTTCGTCAGCACGATGCTATTTATAAATCTGGTATTGTTTTTCAGGTAACACACATAATTCCTTATGTTCGTTTGCAACACATTACTATCAAGCAGGGTTGGTATGCTAAACGCTTGGGAATGGCTACTTTATGTCTGTATACGGCTTCTTCCAATGGTGATATTTCTATCCCTGGATTGTCTTTACAGGAAGCTGAACGCTGGAAGGGTTTTTTGTTAAATCGTATTGAAACTACTGAAAATGAGTATGATGAATTATGA
- a CDS encoding PH domain-containing protein — MSMMNYDFSIPNKLSQKAFWLALVKAFWSNFKIFWGVFAIFLFKKGNNSDDKFQFFLIFSAIFLVISILIFIFQYIKYKYFSYQIIDNELIIREGWLSKSETVVKFDKIHEVHLNQKFIHKIVGLYKLDIDTAGSDKVEISIDGIDYHKALVIKDILTEKETISEIREEISLTENTKPKEEFTPLKISILTLFKIGITQNYFYTLSLMFAFSYQIIDFITDTFYEKRSDFVNQISEFSNTISTIFFWIFFLFILILFVIIFNLIRTLLTYYNYEIQIKNNRLLASYGLINSHIVAVPPKKVQMIHFQQNYFQKLMNLFEMRISQIDSSENKEKKTQGLLIPGINYLEMSKLFQFVYNKDFEELKEFHRPSFRKVVIRAMYLFFAFLMIIFTMYFIDILRFTWIPTLLFFVVLSLIYISYRNEKLFLKDDFIILKSGIWDLTTTYLQVNKIQEVKIKQSYFQKRRRLVSIRLSTASESLRLNFYDEKLLKNLVNESVYKIEFVI; from the coding sequence ATGAGTATGATGAATTATGATTTTTCAATTCCGAATAAACTTTCACAAAAGGCTTTTTGGTTGGCTTTGGTGAAAGCTTTTTGGAGTAATTTCAAAATCTTTTGGGGAGTTTTCGCCATATTTCTTTTTAAAAAGGGGAATAATTCTGATGATAAATTTCAATTTTTCTTAATTTTTTCAGCTATATTTTTAGTAATCAGTATTTTAATATTCATTTTTCAATATATAAAATACAAGTATTTTTCTTATCAAATTATTGATAATGAACTGATTATTCGTGAAGGTTGGTTAAGTAAATCGGAAACGGTGGTAAAGTTTGACAAAATTCACGAAGTACATCTAAATCAGAAGTTTATACATAAAATAGTAGGATTATACAAATTAGATATAGACACGGCAGGAAGCGATAAAGTGGAAATTTCTATCGATGGAATAGATTATCATAAAGCATTGGTTATCAAAGATATTTTAACAGAAAAAGAAACCATTTCTGAAATTCGGGAAGAAATTTCTTTGACAGAAAACACAAAGCCCAAAGAAGAATTTACTCCTCTGAAAATAAGTATTTTAACTTTGTTTAAAATCGGGATTACGCAAAATTATTTTTATACACTTTCGTTGATGTTTGCTTTTTCGTATCAGATAATTGATTTCATAACCGATACATTTTACGAAAAACGTTCCGATTTTGTTAATCAAATATCTGAGTTTTCAAATACAATTTCAACCATATTTTTTTGGATTTTTTTCTTATTTATTTTGATACTTTTCGTCATCATTTTTAATTTAATTCGTACATTATTAACGTATTATAATTATGAAATACAAATTAAAAATAACCGACTATTAGCTTCCTACGGACTTATAAATTCGCACATTGTGGCAGTTCCGCCGAAAAAAGTGCAAATGATTCATTTTCAGCAGAATTATTTTCAAAAGTTGATGAATTTGTTTGAAATGCGAATTTCACAAATTGATTCTTCTGAAAATAAAGAAAAAAAGACGCAAGGTTTACTAATTCCTGGAATTAATTATTTGGAAATGAGTAAATTATTTCAATTTGTGTATAATAAAGATTTTGAAGAATTGAAAGAATTTCATCGTCCGAGTTTTCGGAAAGTTGTTATCCGAGCGATGTATTTGTTTTTTGCTTTTTTGATGATTATTTTTACAATGTATTTTATTGATATATTGCGATTTACGTGGATTCCTACGCTTTTATTTTTCGTTGTTTTGTCACTCATTTATATTTCATACCGAAACGAAAAACTTTTCTTGAAAGATGATTTTATCATACTTAAAAGCGGTATTTGGGATTTGACAACCACCTATTTGCAAGTAAACAAAATACAAGAAGTAAAAATAAAACAATCGTATTTTCAAAAACGTAGAAGATTGGTTTCCATTAGGTTATCAACGGCATCGGAAAGTTTACGACTTAATTTTTATGACGAAAAATTACTTAAAAATTTGGTAAATGAATCTGTTTATAAAATTGAGTTCGTTATTTAA
- a CDS encoding phosphatase PAP2 family protein, protein MNTYVTDNYKKVSFYLLFLPIFVIITIVGFLYLQNALNVAGYVNIQKNVFYFLNSNLSQLPILQNNLTQIGDALIFMSLLSVFIFYVPKMWEALFSASLISLVFSKTFKEIFDIPRPATIFDNESFTIIGETLVGYSSLPSGHSITTFTVITVLMFAFAPKKSTYRYLWFISSILLGLIIAFTRVGVGAHHPLDVIIGSTLGFTSGLLGILINRKYKIWSWIANKKFYPIFILIFLGCSTVVIKKIIDNSLFVFYATLFSLIVSLFIITKSYVENFKK, encoded by the coding sequence ATGAACACCTACGTTACTGATAATTACAAAAAAGTTTCGTTCTATTTATTATTTCTGCCCATATTTGTAATAATTACAATTGTTGGATTTCTCTACTTACAAAATGCACTAAATGTTGCAGGATATGTGAATATTCAGAAAAATGTTTTTTATTTTCTGAATTCGAACTTATCTCAACTTCCTATTTTACAGAACAATTTAACACAAATTGGTGATGCACTTATTTTTATGTCGCTGTTGAGTGTTTTTATTTTTTACGTTCCAAAAATGTGGGAAGCATTATTCTCGGCATCGTTAATATCTCTTGTTTTTTCAAAAACATTTAAAGAAATTTTTGACATTCCGCGACCGGCTACCATCTTTGACAATGAAAGTTTTACGATTATCGGAGAAACTTTAGTAGGTTATTCAAGTTTGCCTTCAGGACATTCCATAACCACTTTCACCGTAATTACCGTATTGATGTTTGCTTTCGCTCCCAAAAAATCAACTTACAGATATTTATGGTTTATTTCTTCAATTTTATTAGGATTAATCATAGCTTTCACTCGCGTAGGCGTAGGGGCTCATCATCCGCTTGATGTAATCATTGGCAGCACGCTTGGATTTACATCAGGACTTTTAGGAATTCTCATAAATAGAAAATACAAAATATGGAGTTGGATTGCTAACAAAAAATTCTATCCGATTTTCATTTTGATATTTTTAGGTTGTTCCACAGTTGTAATCAAAAAAATAATAGATAATAGTTTATTCGTATTTTACGCAACCTTATTTAGTTTAATCGTTTCTTTATTCATAATAACAAAATCATATGTTGAAAATTTTAAAAAATAA
- a CDS encoding Mrp/NBP35 family ATP-binding protein — MQKIEKKSVLEALRKITVPGEGKNMADSGAVQNIVVFGDEVVVDVVINNPSLQAKKRTEVEIMKAIHNEVHEKAKVFVNVKVIAPERPEIKGKPIPGIKNIVAVASGKGGVGKSTVTANLAVSLAKMGFSVGLLDADIYGPSMPIMFDVADEKPISVNVDGKSKMKPIENYGVKVLSIGFFTNPNQAVIWRGPMAAKALNQMIFDADWGELDFLLLDLPPGTGDIHLSIMQAMPVTGAVVVSTPQKIALADAQKGVAMFQQETINVPVLGIVENMAYFTPEELPNNKYYIFGKEGAKHLSEDLNVPFLGEIPLVQSIRESGDVGRPAALQENTPQAEAFVQLARNVVQSVAERNKSLPPSEAIKITTMAGCSSKK, encoded by the coding sequence ATGCAAAAGATTGAGAAGAAAAGCGTTTTAGAAGCATTACGCAAAATTACAGTTCCGGGCGAAGGAAAAAATATGGCTGATAGCGGAGCTGTACAAAATATTGTTGTTTTTGGTGATGAAGTAGTTGTGGATGTGGTAATTAACAATCCAAGCTTGCAAGCCAAAAAACGTACTGAAGTTGAAATTATGAAAGCAATTCACAACGAAGTTCACGAAAAAGCCAAAGTGTTCGTGAATGTGAAAGTGATTGCTCCCGAGCGTCCTGAAATAAAAGGCAAACCCATTCCGGGAATTAAAAATATCGTTGCGGTGGCTTCAGGAAAAGGTGGTGTCGGAAAATCAACCGTCACGGCAAACTTAGCAGTTTCATTGGCAAAAATGGGATTTAGTGTTGGTTTGTTGGATGCCGACATTTACGGTCCTTCGATGCCTATAATGTTCGATGTTGCCGATGAAAAACCAATTTCGGTAAACGTAGATGGAAAATCAAAAATGAAACCGATTGAAAATTATGGCGTAAAAGTACTTTCAATAGGTTTTTTTACAAATCCGAATCAGGCTGTAATTTGGCGAGGACCAATGGCTGCAAAGGCATTGAACCAAATGATTTTTGATGCCGATTGGGGTGAATTGGACTTTTTATTGTTAGATTTGCCTCCGGGAACGGGTGATATTCATTTGAGTATTATGCAAGCGATGCCTGTTACGGGAGCCGTAGTGGTTAGTACCCCGCAAAAAATAGCCCTTGCCGATGCTCAAAAAGGAGTAGCAATGTTCCAGCAGGAAACCATCAATGTTCCTGTTTTAGGAATTGTAGAAAATATGGCGTATTTCACTCCTGAAGAATTGCCAAATAACAAATATTACATCTTTGGTAAAGAAGGTGCAAAGCATCTTTCAGAGGATTTGAATGTACCTTTCTTGGGAGAAATTCCGTTGGTGCAAAGTATACGCGAATCGGGTGATGTGGGCAGACCTGCAGCATTGCAGGAAAATACACCACAAGCCGAAGCCTTTGTACAACTTGCCAGAAATGTAGTACAAAGCGTGGCAGAACGCAATAAAAGTCTGCCACCTTCCGAAGCCATCAAAATTACAACAATGGCAGGGTGCAGTAGCAAAAAGTAA
- the eptA gene encoding phosphoethanolamine--lipid A transferase EptA, which produces MLKILKNNLSLTRFALLMSLLNFLLFHYPFFNFVFENIDYKGFSGVVTIISLVILMLVANFFTFYLIFFLSRKVGKFLLVVFFILNAIAVYFINTYSIIVDESMIGNVINTNYEESSSFFSFKMILYVILLGIVPSIYIIKAKIIKPTVKKFFTTLSLTLVFMIALAFANGNSWLWIDKNSKQLGGLAMPWSYAVNTSLFYIHKYQENRKEILLPDATIKDNEKSVVVLVIGESARSQNFSLYGYSKNTNPLLSKTKNVFHFEATSCATYTTAGVKCILEHQNTGDLYEILPNYLYRNNVEVVWRTTNSGEPPIHIEKYQTGSFLRENCEGEGCNYDEVLINGLKEQIASSTKDKILIILHTSTSHGPTYNKKYPPQFEIFKPVCNSVELANCTQEELLNAYDNTIVYTDYILHKIIENLKELKEYKSTMLYVSDHGESLGEKNLYMHGLPMSIAPKEQYEIPFIVWVSEGSKKLKSLENLSQNHVFHSILNFLGIDSPVYNEEMNIFE; this is translated from the coding sequence ATGTTGAAAATTTTAAAAAATAACTTGAGTTTAACACGTTTCGCACTGTTAATGAGTTTGCTAAACTTTTTATTATTTCACTATCCTTTCTTCAATTTTGTATTTGAAAATATTGATTACAAAGGTTTCAGTGGAGTTGTAACTATTATCAGCTTGGTGATTTTAATGCTGGTTGCAAACTTTTTTACTTTCTACTTGATATTCTTTTTATCCAGAAAAGTAGGGAAATTTTTACTGGTAGTTTTCTTCATTCTGAATGCAATCGCAGTTTACTTTATCAACACGTACAGCATCATCGTAGATGAAAGTATGATTGGTAATGTGATAAATACCAACTATGAAGAATCGAGCAGTTTCTTTTCGTTTAAAATGATTTTATACGTTATTTTATTGGGAATTGTTCCAAGTATTTACATAATCAAAGCTAAAATAATTAAACCAACCGTAAAGAAATTTTTCACCACTTTATCACTTACTTTGGTATTTATGATTGCTTTGGCTTTTGCAAATGGGAACAGTTGGCTTTGGATTGACAAAAATTCAAAGCAATTAGGAGGACTTGCAATGCCTTGGTCGTACGCGGTAAATACTTCACTTTTTTACATTCACAAATATCAAGAAAATCGGAAAGAAATCTTGCTGCCTGATGCTACAATAAAAGATAATGAGAAATCGGTAGTAGTTTTGGTAATTGGTGAATCAGCTCGAAGTCAGAATTTCTCTTTATACGGCTATTCAAAAAATACAAATCCATTGCTTTCAAAAACTAAAAATGTATTTCACTTTGAAGCTACTTCGTGTGCGACATATACCACAGCCGGAGTAAAATGTATTTTGGAACATCAAAACACAGGTGATTTATATGAAATTCTTCCGAATTATTTATATCGAAATAATGTTGAAGTAGTATGGAGAACCACTAATTCAGGAGAACCGCCAATTCATATCGAAAAATACCAAACAGGAAGTTTCTTAAGGGAAAATTGTGAGGGAGAAGGTTGCAATTACGATGAAGTTCTTATTAACGGATTAAAAGAGCAAATTGCATCAAGCACCAAAGATAAAATATTGATTATACTGCACACCAGCACAAGCCACGGACCTACATACAACAAAAAATATCCGCCACAATTTGAAATTTTCAAACCAGTGTGTAATAGCGTAGAACTTGCAAACTGTACTCAGGAAGAACTCCTAAATGCGTATGATAATACCATAGTTTACACGGACTACATATTACACAAAATAATTGAAAATTTAAAAGAACTGAAAGAATACAAAAGTACGATGCTCTATGTTTCTGACCACGGTGAATCTTTAGGAGAGAAAAACTTGTATATGCACGGACTTCCGATGAGCATTGCACCAAAGGAACAATATGAAATTCCATTTATTGTTTGGGTTTCCGAAGGTTCAAAAAAATTAAAGTCACTTGAGAATTTATCACAAAATCACGTATTCCATAGCATTCTAAATTTCTTGGGAATCGACAGTCCTGTTTACAACGAAGAAATGAACATTTTTGAATAA
- a CDS encoding MFS transporter — protein MEQTRPKTTYSILFAIAIAHLLNDLLQAVITASYPQLREEFGLTMTQVGIITLCYQVSASIFQPLVGNFTDKRPLPYSQVFGMLFTTLGIIILAYSTSYAWVLTAVFLVGTGSSIFHPESSRVAFLASGGKRSLAQSIFQLGGNSGTAIAPLLIAWIVIPNGKIYVLWFVIFAVLAIVILSYIGKWRSNVLKIYRKSVKKPIVMPDLTPRQVTNSVAILLILIFSKYFYTAGITNYFQFYTMHKFGLSEVQAQVYLFYFLGAAALGTLLGGVFGDKFGRKFVIWFSILGAAPFALLLPYVNQQWTAILIVIIGLVISSAFPAILVYVQELLPKKIGMVSGLFYGFAFGMGGLASAVLGKIIDLTDIEFVYKLCSFLPLLGLIAYFLPNLKKKVN, from the coding sequence ATGGAACAAACACGACCCAAAACAACTTATTCCATCCTTTTTGCTATAGCTATTGCTCACTTACTCAATGATTTACTTCAAGCGGTAATCACGGCAAGTTATCCGCAGTTGCGGGAAGAGTTCGGGCTTACAATGACACAGGTAGGAATCATCACGCTTTGTTATCAGGTTTCGGCTTCCATTTTTCAGCCTTTGGTAGGGAACTTTACTGATAAACGTCCGTTGCCTTATTCGCAAGTTTTCGGGATGTTATTCACTACTTTAGGAATCATAATTTTAGCATATTCAACAAGTTACGCTTGGGTATTAACTGCTGTTTTTCTGGTGGGTACGGGTTCTTCTATTTTTCATCCTGAGTCGTCGCGTGTTGCTTTTTTGGCTTCGGGCGGAAAGAGGAGTCTGGCACAATCTATTTTTCAGTTGGGTGGAAATTCCGGAACAGCAATTGCTCCGCTTCTCATTGCTTGGATTGTTATCCCTAATGGAAAAATATACGTACTTTGGTTTGTGATTTTTGCCGTTTTGGCAATTGTAATTCTCTCATATATAGGTAAATGGAGAAGTAATGTTTTAAAAATATACAGAAAATCAGTTAAAAAGCCGATAGTTATGCCTGACTTAACACCCCGTCAGGTTACGAATTCTGTTGCGATTTTACTGATTTTAATCTTCTCAAAATATTTCTACACTGCCGGAATTACAAATTATTTTCAGTTTTACACGATGCATAAATTTGGTCTGTCAGAGGTTCAAGCACAAGTTTATTTATTTTACTTTTTGGGTGCAGCTGCATTAGGAACATTACTCGGAGGTGTGTTTGGTGATAAATTTGGCAGAAAGTTTGTGATTTGGTTTTCTATCTTAGGTGCTGCACCATTTGCGTTGTTGCTTCCGTATGTAAATCAGCAGTGGACAGCTATTTTAATCGTTATTATCGGTTTGGTAATATCATCGGCTTTTCCTGCGATTTTGGTGTACGTGCAGGAATTACTTCCTAAAAAGATAGGAATGGTTTCCGGGCTTTTTTATGGTTTTGCCTTCGGAATGGGCGGACTTGCTTCGGCTGTTTTAGGAAAAATCATTGATTTAACCGATATTGAGTTTGTTTACAAATTGTGTTCTTTTTTGCCTTTATTAGGTTTGATTGCTTACTTTTTACCCAACTTAAAGAAGAAAGTTAATTAG
- a CDS encoding Fic family protein produces MLEKPPFFDVENTDIETIYLMLKSENEDILQKIQDDYLYWDKVKYKKTNLPAEKLWELVKRHRFIKSKFVKFGNYQFSYVITDYIQKKLHFFDMYFGGILGSNIGIAYTDKNKFIISSLIEESISSSQMEGANTTRQKAKEMIQQQKKPKNKSEQMIFNNFLAMKYIVSNKEQEISLENFLYLHKLLTNDTLDNELYEGKLRDTNDIYVVNYSNSEVVHTPPFFTEIPNLLDDLFTFFNKDDKNFIHPILKACILHFMLGWIHPFVDGNGRTARAIFYWYMLKKGYWLTEYLTISKVIKNTKNQYEKAYLYTEIDNNDLSYFITYHIKAMEKSFEELKQYIAKKQRQVMQSAQFLKIGGVNERMAEILKIFNDDSDRIMTIKEVESRFQVSNYTARTDLKLLSEMGFLTVIQVNKKKQNFIKSDNFDLILKELLSKK; encoded by the coding sequence ATGTTAGAGAAACCACCTTTTTTTGATGTAGAAAACACAGATATAGAAACAATCTATTTAATGTTAAAGTCTGAAAATGAAGATATTTTACAAAAAATACAAGACGATTATCTGTATTGGGACAAAGTAAAATATAAAAAGACAAATTTACCGGCTGAAAAACTTTGGGAGCTTGTCAAGAGACATCGTTTTATCAAGTCGAAATTTGTAAAATTTGGAAATTATCAATTTTCGTATGTTATTACTGATTATATCCAAAAAAAATTACATTTTTTCGATATGTATTTTGGTGGAATATTGGGTAGTAACATAGGCATAGCCTATACTGATAAAAATAAATTTATTATTTCTTCGCTTATTGAAGAATCTATTTCAAGTAGCCAAATGGAGGGAGCTAATACCACCCGACAAAAAGCAAAGGAAATGATTCAGCAACAGAAAAAACCAAAAAATAAATCTGAACAGATGATTTTTAATAACTTTTTGGCTATGAAGTATATCGTTTCCAATAAGGAACAAGAAATTTCATTAGAAAATTTTTTGTACCTGCATAAGTTGTTAACAAACGATACATTAGATAATGAATTGTATGAAGGAAAATTAAGAGATACTAATGATATTTATGTGGTCAATTATTCTAACTCAGAAGTAGTTCATACACCTCCTTTTTTTACAGAAATTCCTAATTTACTTGATGATTTGTTTACTTTTTTTAATAAAGACGATAAAAATTTCATTCATCCTATTTTGAAGGCTTGTATTTTGCATTTTATGTTAGGGTGGATTCATCCTTTTGTGGATGGAAACGGACGAACCGCAAGAGCTATTTTCTATTGGTATATGCTAAAAAAAGGATATTGGCTTACAGAATATCTCACCATCTCAAAGGTAATAAAAAATACGAAAAATCAATATGAAAAGGCATACTTATATACCGAAATAGATAATAATGATTTAAGTTATTTTATAACTTATCATATAAAGGCAATGGAAAAGTCTTTTGAGGAATTGAAGCAATATATTGCTAAAAAACAGAGACAAGTGATGCAATCTGCTCAATTTTTGAAAATAGGTGGTGTTAATGAGCGAATGGCAGAAATTTTAAAAATATTCAATGATGATTCAGACAGAATAATGACTATCAAAGAAGTAGAATCAAGATTTCAGGTTTCTAATTACACTGCACGAACTGATTTAAAACTTTTGTCTGAAATGGGATTTTTAACAGTTATTCAAGTTAATAAAAAGAAACAAAATTTTATTAAATCAGATAATTTTGATTTGATTCTCAAAGAATTATTATCTAAAAAATAA
- a CDS encoding class I SAM-dependent methyltransferase → MKIKDYSVSQEEFELIYDSNLELFKTQPIPENLHKYYESDAYISHTDSKKTLFDRVYQAVKGINLKSKIRIISKYKKQKIELLDIGAGTGDFVLACKNEMNWNASGIEPNEKARKVAEKKQINLLKNYDNLKEKSFDVITLWHVLEHIPDLENEINKINSLLKEDGILIIAVPNYKSWDAKHYKQFWAAYDVPRHLWHFSKTSIRKIFTQKGFQLLEIKPMLFDAFYVSILSEQYKTGKKNFIKGIINGMRSNLYGMRKKEFSSHIYVLRKVKNDF, encoded by the coding sequence ATGAAAATAAAAGATTATAGCGTTTCACAGGAAGAATTCGAATTAATTTACGACTCAAATTTAGAGCTTTTTAAAACACAACCCATTCCCGAAAACTTACATAAATACTACGAAAGTGATGCTTACATTTCACACACGGATAGTAAAAAAACATTATTCGATAGGGTTTATCAAGCTGTGAAAGGCATTAATTTGAAGAGTAAAATACGCATCATTTCCAAATATAAAAAACAAAAAATCGAATTATTGGACATAGGTGCGGGAACAGGTGATTTTGTTTTGGCTTGCAAAAATGAAATGAATTGGAATGCTTCAGGAATTGAACCCAATGAAAAAGCAAGAAAAGTAGCCGAAAAAAAACAAATCAATCTGCTTAAAAACTACGATAATTTAAAAGAAAAATCATTTGATGTTATCACGCTTTGGCACGTTTTGGAACATATCCCCGACTTGGAAAATGAAATCAATAAAATAAATTCACTTTTAAAAGAAGACGGAATTCTAATTATTGCCGTTCCGAATTACAAATCGTGGGACGCAAAACATTATAAACAATTTTGGGCAGCGTATGACGTTCCTCGGCATTTGTGGCATTTTTCAAAAACAAGCATTCGGAAAATTTTTACCCAAAAAGGATTTCAACTTTTAGAAATAAAACCAATGCTTTTCGATGCTTTTTATGTATCGATACTTTCCGAACAGTACAAAACCGGAAAAAAGAATTTTATTAAAGGAATCATAAATGGAATGCGTTCAAACCTGTACGGAATGCGAAAAAAAGAGTTTTCTTCGCATATTTACGTGCTCCGAAAAGTAAAAAATGATTTTTAA
- a CDS encoding OmpH family outer membrane protein encodes MKKIIIGGFVLFGLVSCQQNKIAFVDNSKLLNEYQEKKDIESKLKEQISKYEKKRDSISQAFQAEAKAFDVEARNLPQNVAQKRYNELMQKSQILQQHLQQEEQKIQMESQTQMDSLLNKVKKSVKEYGKQKGYNFILGANDGGSVLYGDDKKDITNEVIKHLNENYKK; translated from the coding sequence ATGAAAAAAATAATCATTGGAGGTTTTGTCCTTTTCGGATTGGTGTCGTGCCAACAAAATAAAATTGCGTTTGTTGACAATAGCAAACTACTTAACGAATATCAAGAAAAAAAAGATATTGAAAGCAAACTGAAAGAACAAATCAGCAAATATGAAAAAAAACGTGATAGTATTTCACAGGCATTTCAAGCAGAGGCAAAAGCATTTGATGTAGAGGCAAGAAATTTACCACAAAATGTAGCTCAAAAAAGATACAACGAATTGATGCAAAAAAGTCAAATCTTGCAACAACATTTACAACAAGAAGAACAAAAAATCCAAATGGAAAGCCAAACTCAAATGGATTCTTTGCTCAATAAAGTAAAAAAATCAGTGAAAGAATACGGCAAACAAAAAGGATATAATTTCATTTTGGGAGCTAATGACGGAGGAAGCGTTCTGTACGGAGATGATAAAAAAGACATTACCAACGAAGTAATTAAGCACTTAAACGAGAACTACAAAAAATAA